Genomic window (Prosthecochloris aestuarii DSM 271):
GAAAAAGATCGGGAATTTTCGAGGCGATTGCACGCAGTTCGAGCCTTTCGAGCAGAGGAAAAAGCTTTTCGGGATCAGGCTGTCCGCATTGCAGTGACGCAAGGGGTGTTTGAAGGTCTATATCCGTTTTGATGGTGACCAGATCACGGATCAGCTCACGTTCGGGTAGAAATTCTTCAAGGCTCTTGCGTGTTCTCGGAGGAAGCTTTTCGAGATTTTTGCTGATCTCATCAAGAGAGCCATAGCTCAGGAGCAGTTTTGATGCAGTTTTCGGACCGATCCCTTTTGCTCCGGGTATATTGTCTGACGAATCTCCGGTAAGGGTCAACAGGTCTATGAACTGATCTGGAGCAATACCGAGCTCCTCTTTGAGCTCAGCCGCTCCAAAGCGCAGGAGTTCATTCTGGCGTTTTCCCGGTTTGAGAAGGGTGACGCCATCATGGATCAGCTGAGTCATATCCTTGTCGGGACTGACGATATTGATCCGGCACTCCGGTTCGAACTCGCGTGCTGCAGTGCCGATAAGATCATCAGCTTCGTAACCGGGCTGTTTGAGGATCGGGATGTTGAATGCTTCGATAAGACGGAAAATGAAATCCAGCTGGGTGATAAGATCTTCAGGCGGTTGAGGGCGGTTTGCCTTGTATGCGTCATAGCGTTCGTGCCGGAATGTTTTTTCCCTGCTGTCGAATGCTACGGCAAGATAGTCCGGAGCGTAGGTTTCATAGATTTTAAGGAGGGTTGTCAGAAATCCGAAAGCGGCCCCTGTCGGAACGCCGTCTCTGGTTTTCATATCTGCCCGCTGAAGGGCGAAAAACGCCCTGTAGACAAGAGCCATACCGTCAAGAAGGAAAAGCTCGGGTTTTTCAGTACGCGGTGTGTCTGGCAGTGAGGGTTCTGCAACTCCTTGCGTTGTTTCGTCCAGGGAGAGCTGGAACTGATTTTCATTACTTGACAATGCCATAACTGCCTAATACTTTTACCATCGTTGCAAATTCTTTGAGATGTCCCAGTGCGTTCCGGACGTTCTGATCGTCGCTATGGCCTATGCAATCGACATAGAAAAGGTATTCAAACGCTTTTTTGCGGAACGGGCGCGATTCAATTTTTGTCAGATCGATGCTGCGCAGGGCAAAGGTCGCCAGGGCTTTGAAGAGAGAGCCCGGTTCATTGGGAAGGGTAAAGACAATCGAGGTTTTTTGTCTTTCCGATTCCTCTGTTTGCAGGAACGGGAGGTTTTCTCTATGATGTTCATGGGCGATGCAGAAAAAACGGGTGATGTTCCACTCTTCATCAGCCAGGTTTTCCTGGAGAATGGAGAGGCCGTAGAGCTCGGCAGCACGTTTCGAAGCAATGGCGAGATTGCTGCTCTTGCCTTCCGAAGCGATGATTTTTGCGCTGCCCGCAGTATCGTAAGCGACTTCAGCTTTGAGGTGAGGGTGGCGGTTGAAGAAATTCCTGCATTGGGCAAGTGCCTGTGGATGAGAGAGGACATTGCCCGGTGATGCCGTTGATGATCCCGGTAATCCGAGAAGGCA
Coding sequences:
- the pheA gene encoding prephenate dehydratase, whose amino-acid sequence is MTNRLVAYQGEPGAYSEIAALRFGQPEPFESFDDAFNAVENKQVACAVIPIENSLGGSIHHNYDLLIEHPVHIVAETFVKVQHCLLGLPGSSTASPGNVLSHPQALAQCRNFFNRHPHLKAEVAYDTAGSAKIIASEGKSSNLAIASKRAAELYGLSILQENLADEEWNITRFFCIAHEHHRENLPFLQTEESERQKTSIVFTLPNEPGSLFKALATFALRSIDLTKIESRPFRKKAFEYLFYVDCIGHSDDQNVRNALGHLKEFATMVKVLGSYGIVK